A window of Platichthys flesus chromosome 23, fPlaFle2.1, whole genome shotgun sequence contains these coding sequences:
- the atxn10 gene encoding ataxin-10: MAAVSNQDISASIGGLLNEKHRAEHLQVLKTFTAALRDREYRDAVEEQAFSSLLQVLTRLSNELHAAGETSEDQQSVGLQLQLTAECFRAQRNSCVQSTRNQSLLRELGFIDVSLKLLRFLQNTHWESTDGIFETLRCGIQFLGNLAVGHQMCKDDIWRLGFPNLFLELLGAKDEKTVNYASMVLHTCLDEAKVEDMSEPQNIQLALRVMELCRTQPDLDWTVLIATQHFLKSSALVESMYTGMSHLERVTLLELLFAQLKEEDSEECGVPPSVARFVAHSFQTGCGAVLTLATGSASSDEVLQEALTVISLLDVLCEMTADQRQFMFLQDQPDLLPTTVELLRQVHTIGKASKNMFSAAQNFSSLGGDGDSSPVTGFKAHLIRLIGNLCYSNTNNQNKVRELEGLPLILDNSNIDSNNPFISQWAIFAIRNLLENNVPNQKLVAELERRGPADYSALRELGFMVEERDGGLLLKTVRKDS, encoded by the exons ATGGCAGCTGTTAGCAACCAGGACATCTCTGCGTCTATCGGCGGCCTTTTGAATGAAAAACACCGCGCGGAGCACCTGCAGGTGCTGAAGACGTTCACGGCTGCGTTACGGGACAGAGAGTACAG ggatgctgtggaggagcaggcgTTCTCCAGTCTCCTGCAGGTCCTCACAAGGCTCAGCAACGAGCTGCATGCTGCCGGAGAGACCAGCGAGGACCAGCAGTCTGTCggcctgcagctgcagctgaccGCCGAGTGCTTCAGGGCCCAGAGGAACTCCTGTGTGCAGAGCACACGCAACCAGAGTCTGCTCAG GGAGCTCGGCTTCATTGATGTATCGCTTAAACTTCTGCGCTTCCTTCAGAACACACATTGGGAGAGTACTGATGGCATATTTGAAA CTCTGCGTTGTGGGATCCAGTTCCTAGGTAACTTGGCCGTGGGACACCAAATGTGTAAAGATGACATTTGGCGGCTGGGTTTCCCAAATCTTTTCCT GGAGCTGCTCGGGGCTAAGGATGAGAAGACTGTGAACTACGCCTCCATGGTTCTCCACACGTGTCTGGATGAAGCCAAGGTGGAAGACATGTCAGAGCCGCAGAACATCCAGCTGGCACTCAGGGTGATGGAGCTCTGTAGGACTCAACCTGACCTGGACTGGAC GGTTCTCATTGCAACCCAGCACTTTCTCAAATCTTCAGCTCTGGTGGAGAGCATGTACACAGGGATGTCTCACCTTGAACG AGTGACGTTGCTGGAACTGCTCTTTGCCCAGCTAAAAGAGGAAGACTCCGAGGAGTGCGGCGTCCCACCCAGCGTGGCTCGCTTCGTGGCTCATTCCTTCCAGACAGGTTGTGGAGCAGTGCTCACACTTGCCACTGGTTCTGCCTCCAGCGATGAG GTCCTGCAGGAGGCACTGACAGTGATCAGTCTGCTTGATGTTTTGTGTGAGATGACCGCAGACCAGAGACAGTTCATGTTCCTGCAGGACCAGCCTGACCTTCTCCCGACCACTGTTg AGCTCCTGAGGCAGGTGCACACCATAGGGAAGGCCAGTAAGAATATGTTCAGTGCTGCTCAGAACTTCTCCTCCCTCGGTGGAGATGGAGACTCTTCTCCTGTCACCGGCTTCAAGGCTCATCTCATCCGGCTAATAGGAAATCTCTGTTACAGCAACACCAACAACCAGAACAAG GTGAGAGAGCTGGAAGGCCTCCCCCTCATCCTGGACAACAGCAACATAGACAGCAACAACCCAT TCATCAGCCAGTGGGCCATCTTTGCCATCAGGAACCTCCTTGAGAACAACGTGCCGAACCAGAAGCTGGTGGCCGAGCTGGAGCGCCGCGGCCCGGCTGACTACTCTGCCCTCAGGGAGCTGGGATTCATGGTGGAGGAGCGAGATGGAGGTTTGCTGCTCAAAACTGTGAGGAAAGACTCGTAA